One window of the Nitrospira sp. genome contains the following:
- the dnaX gene encoding DNA polymerase III subunit gamma/tau has protein sequence MDYQVSARKYRPGTFDDVVGQSHVVQTLMNAVDTKRIAHAYLFSGTRGVGKTTVARILAKALNCEQGPTGHPCNTCVNCVEITQGTSVDVMEIDGASNTSVDDVREIRENVKFSPFRGHYRVYIIDEVHMLSNSAFNALLKTLEEPPSHVVFIFATTEIHKIPATIMSRCQHYNFRRIARQEIIDRLRHVATQDGMTIEDRSFTALARASEGSMRDGLSLLDQAVAFGGKTIAHADLEVLLGAVPQELVQGMSAAILSQDSPAALAILANLLDQGHDLKAFCSDVVEHLRNLLVASVVSAGPELRGLIEATEEDIHQLALEAKKLTPEQLQELLTIFSQAEDSLRYSAHPRFVLEAAAVRATRLVRQQEKRTEAPSQAATSPLAQKPSTTSSAIPPTAKPASGTTVAMTRPAPLVGSAPQPPRTGPSSASARPATSVASKPVMATQTVQATSPLTPKPDKAMAPPTPPNRTQAAAVDASVPTNSPEQPALKWELVQEEVAASFPNFAPFLEAGRFVALEGGQVTIGFAKQATLARSMMEKEDNLRALSTLCERQVGQPIRIRVIELSASDPPGLTMAQVRAAKEQEQRMVLFERARATPVAKQALDIFGADLAAVRTVAQKETGE, from the coding sequence ATGGATTATCAAGTCTCCGCCCGCAAATACCGGCCCGGCACATTCGACGATGTCGTGGGCCAGTCGCACGTGGTTCAGACCTTGATGAACGCGGTCGATACGAAACGCATCGCGCATGCCTATCTGTTTTCCGGCACCCGCGGGGTGGGCAAGACGACGGTCGCCCGTATTCTGGCGAAAGCACTGAACTGCGAACAGGGACCGACCGGCCATCCCTGCAATACCTGCGTCAACTGCGTCGAAATCACCCAAGGCACCTCCGTCGATGTGATGGAGATCGACGGCGCCTCCAATACCAGCGTCGACGACGTGCGGGAGATTCGCGAGAACGTGAAGTTCTCGCCCTTTCGCGGGCACTACCGCGTCTACATCATCGACGAAGTCCACATGCTCTCGAATTCGGCCTTCAACGCGCTATTAAAGACGCTGGAAGAGCCGCCCTCCCATGTGGTGTTCATCTTCGCGACGACGGAAATCCACAAGATTCCGGCCACCATTATGTCCCGCTGCCAGCATTACAATTTCCGGCGGATTGCGCGCCAGGAGATTATCGACCGCCTCCGCCACGTCGCCACACAAGACGGCATGACCATCGAAGACCGCAGTTTCACCGCGCTCGCGCGCGCGAGCGAAGGCAGTATGCGCGACGGGTTGAGCCTGCTCGATCAGGCCGTCGCGTTCGGCGGGAAGACGATCGCCCACGCCGATCTGGAAGTGCTGCTCGGCGCCGTGCCGCAAGAACTGGTGCAGGGCATGAGCGCCGCAATTCTCTCGCAAGACAGCCCGGCCGCGCTGGCAATACTCGCCAACCTGCTCGATCAGGGCCATGACCTGAAGGCCTTTTGCTCCGATGTGGTGGAGCATCTCCGCAACCTCCTGGTCGCCTCAGTCGTCTCTGCCGGCCCTGAATTGCGCGGCCTAATCGAAGCCACGGAAGAAGACATTCACCAATTGGCCCTGGAGGCCAAGAAGCTGACGCCGGAACAACTTCAAGAGCTCCTGACGATCTTTTCGCAGGCTGAAGATTCCTTGCGCTACAGTGCTCATCCGCGGTTCGTGCTGGAAGCGGCGGCGGTACGCGCCACCAGACTTGTCCGGCAGCAGGAGAAGCGCACGGAAGCTCCATCCCAGGCGGCGACTTCGCCGTTGGCACAAAAACCAAGCACCACATCGTCGGCCATACCGCCAACAGCGAAACCTGCATCCGGCACGACTGTCGCCATGACTCGCCCTGCCCCGCTAGTTGGATCAGCACCACAGCCCCCGCGCACCGGCCCGTCATCTGCCTCTGCACGCCCGGCAACGTCGGTTGCATCGAAGCCGGTTATGGCAACTCAAACGGTGCAGGCCACATCGCCTCTCACGCCCAAGCCGGACAAGGCCATGGCGCCTCCGACACCACCAAATAGGACGCAAGCGGCGGCGGTCGATGCCTCCGTCCCTACTAATTCACCGGAACAGCCCGCGCTCAAATGGGAGCTGGTGCAGGAAGAAGTTGCGGCCTCGTTCCCGAATTTCGCTCCGTTTTTAGAGGCCGGCCGGTTTGTCGCTCTGGAAGGAGGGCAGGTCACGATCGGCTTTGCGAAACAGGCGACACTAGCTCGATCCATGATGGAAAAGGAAGATAATCTCCGTGCCTTGTCGACGCTCTGCGAGCGGCAAGTCGGGCAGCCTATTCGCATCCGGGTGATCGAGCTGTCCGCATCGGATCCCCCGGGACTTACGATGGCCCAGGTACGGGCGGCCAAGGAACAGGAACAGCGCATGGTGTTGTTTGAGCGGGCACGAGCGACTCCGGTCGCAAAACAGGCCTTGGACATTTTCGGTGCAGATCTCGCGGCGGTACGCACCGTGGCACAGAAGGAGACCGGCGAATGA
- a CDS encoding DUF433 domain-containing protein, giving the protein MSYQDRITIDPNKRGGKPCIRGLRITVYDVLEYLASGMSEADILQDFPDLTRDDIRACLEFAADRERKLVSLPRS; this is encoded by the coding sequence ATGTCGTACCAAGACCGCATCACCATTGATCCGAATAAGCGCGGGGGTAAGCCTTGCATCAGAGGCCTTCGAATCACCGTGTACGACGTATTAGAGTACCTCGCATCCGGCATGAGCGAGGCGGATATCCTTCAAGACTTTCCCGATCTCACCCGCGATGACATCCGCGCGTGCCTTGAATTTGCCGCCGACCGTGAGCGCAAGCTCGTCTCGCTCCCACGATCGTGA
- the trmFO gene encoding methylenetetrahydrofolate--tRNA-(uracil(54)-C(5))-methyltransferase (FADH(2)-oxidizing) TrmFO, translating to MRDDIVIIGGGLAGSEAAWQAANRGAKVTLYEMRPKEMTKAHKTGGLAELVCSNSLGSADPLNAPGILKEEMRRLGSLIIASAEQARVPAGSALAVDRDQFSLKITQALESHPNVRILHEEITEIPTDCLCIIATGPLTSDKLSAAIRAVTQSHHLYFFDAISPIIDAESINMDIVFAASRYDKGGADYLNCPMDEAQYNAFYDALMAAEKVQPKEFEKTPYFEACIPIEVMAERGRQTMLFGPLKPVGLENPKTGKRPTAVIQLRTENIHKTCYNMVGFQTKLTYPEQKRVFRMIPGLEQAEFLRYGSLHRNTFINSPQLLLNTLQFKSRGTLFFAGQLVGVEGYTESAAMGGFAGINAARAIAGQPLVTPPATTAHGCLVGHVASSDPKHFQPMNTNYGLFPPLAQPTRDKEKKRQLIAQRAREDFERWMTQSALS from the coding sequence ATGAGAGATGACATCGTCATCATAGGGGGTGGTCTGGCCGGCTCCGAGGCAGCCTGGCAGGCGGCTAACCGGGGCGCGAAGGTGACGCTCTATGAGATGCGTCCCAAGGAGATGACGAAAGCGCACAAGACCGGTGGCTTGGCGGAACTGGTCTGTTCCAATTCCCTCGGGTCAGCCGATCCGCTGAACGCCCCCGGCATCCTCAAAGAAGAAATGCGGCGGCTGGGGTCGCTGATTATCGCCTCGGCCGAACAGGCCAGGGTGCCGGCTGGCTCAGCACTCGCCGTCGATCGCGACCAGTTTTCACTCAAAATCACTCAAGCACTGGAAAGCCATCCGAATGTCCGCATCCTGCATGAGGAGATCACCGAGATCCCGACGGATTGCCTCTGCATCATTGCCACAGGCCCCCTCACGTCGGACAAACTGTCGGCGGCGATCCGTGCGGTGACGCAATCCCACCATTTGTATTTCTTCGATGCCATCTCCCCGATCATCGACGCGGAGTCGATCAATATGGATATCGTCTTCGCCGCCTCGCGTTATGACAAAGGAGGCGCCGACTACCTGAACTGTCCGATGGATGAGGCTCAATACAACGCTTTTTACGACGCCCTGATGGCGGCCGAAAAAGTCCAGCCGAAAGAATTTGAGAAGACCCCCTATTTTGAAGCCTGTATCCCCATAGAAGTCATGGCGGAACGGGGCCGGCAGACCATGCTCTTCGGCCCGCTGAAACCGGTTGGACTCGAAAACCCCAAGACCGGCAAGAGACCGACAGCGGTCATCCAGCTCCGGACCGAAAACATCCATAAGACCTGCTACAACATGGTCGGCTTTCAGACGAAGCTCACCTACCCGGAACAGAAACGGGTGTTTCGCATGATCCCCGGCCTGGAACAGGCGGAGTTCCTCCGCTACGGCAGCCTGCATCGGAATACCTTTATCAACTCCCCCCAGTTGCTCTTGAATACGCTGCAGTTCAAGTCGCGCGGCACCTTATTTTTTGCCGGCCAATTGGTCGGGGTGGAAGGCTATACCGAATCTGCCGCCATGGGTGGCTTCGCGGGTATCAATGCGGCACGCGCCATCGCGGGCCAGCCGCTGGTCACTCCGCCGGCCACGACCGCCCACGGATGCCTGGTGGGCCATGTGGCCTCATCCGACCCGAAACATTTCCAGCCGATGAATACGAATTACGGACTCTTCCCGCCCCTCGCCCAGCCGACCAGGGACAAAGAAAAGAAACGGCAACTCATCGCCCAGCGGGCTCGCGAGGATTTTGAGAGATGGATGACGCAATCCGCGCTTTCATGA
- the atpH gene encoding ATP synthase F1 subunit delta: MIKTAVARRYAKALFELLDSSTIEATRGTLNGLGQAMQDSVSLRHVVASPVFGMDEKIAVLTELGGRFGCPPAGKAFIGQLVKKNRIGFLPEIADAFGKLVDQSKGTQQVTVSSAAALPTAEQDRIKARLRDTLKRDVDITFQTDASHLAGLQISIGSTVVDSTVRGRLRAMQSLLTKE, translated from the coding sequence GTGATTAAGACGGCAGTTGCGCGACGTTACGCTAAAGCCCTCTTCGAGCTTCTTGATTCCTCCACCATCGAAGCGACGCGGGGTACTCTGAACGGCCTGGGACAGGCCATGCAGGACTCTGTCTCTCTCCGACACGTGGTGGCGTCCCCGGTGTTCGGCATGGACGAAAAGATTGCCGTGCTGACCGAACTGGGCGGCCGATTCGGTTGTCCTCCGGCCGGCAAGGCGTTCATCGGACAGCTCGTGAAAAAGAATCGCATCGGGTTTCTACCGGAAATCGCCGACGCCTTCGGGAAACTCGTCGATCAATCCAAGGGGACTCAGCAAGTGACCGTATCGAGTGCGGCTGCGTTACCCACGGCAGAACAAGACCGCATCAAAGCACGCCTTCGCGACACCCTGAAGCGAGACGTGGATATCACCTTTCAGACCGACGCCAGTCACCTCGCGGGCCTGCAGATTTCTATCGGCAGCACGGTCGTCGATAGTACCGTCCGAGGTCGCTTGCGCGCCATGCAGAGCCTGTTGACGAAGGAGTAG
- a CDS encoding RHS repeat domain-containing protein, producing MKQMAFSKVLTIVACVLMLCALMPTLAVADQAQYIYDDLGRLSQVIDGQGNVATYTYDAVGNLLSITRNTGGVGAPTITGLTPNTGNAGASVTVSLTGTNLTGAALATDNPGILVCNVLTTPTSLTATFQISFAARTGAETMPIQMTRKEPSSSAENRSKSS from the coding sequence ATGAAGCAGATGGCGTTCTCAAAAGTGCTGACGATCGTGGCCTGTGTGCTGATGCTGTGTGCGTTGATGCCGACGCTAGCGGTGGCCGATCAGGCGCAGTACATCTATGACGACTTGGGCCGTCTGTCGCAAGTGATCGACGGGCAGGGGAATGTCGCGACGTATACGTACGACGCCGTCGGGAATCTGCTGTCGATTACGCGCAACACCGGCGGCGTCGGCGCGCCGACGATCACGGGTCTGACGCCGAACACTGGCAACGCGGGCGCGTCGGTCACGGTCTCGCTCACCGGCACCAATCTGACCGGCGCGGCTTTGGCGACGGACAATCCCGGCATCCTTGTCTGCAACGTGCTCACAACTCCGACCTCCCTCACCGCCACCTTCCAGATTTCCTTTGCCGCCCGCACCGGCGCCGAGACTATGCCTATTCAAATGACGAGGAAGGAACCTTCTTCATCGGCGGAGAATCGGAGTAAGTCCTCGTAA
- the recR gene encoding recombination mediator RecR encodes MSIDQRGLLARLVKELVRLPGVGQKSAQRLAFHLLKAEREDALRLADAIRAVKDGLAFCRQCRNIAEGELCEFCLDPKRDRTKILVVEEPSTTYAIERAAGYRGLYHVLLGTLSPLDGIGPGDIRAEELVERVKLGGVDEVILATSPTIEGEATAIYLTRLLKPFVTRVSRIAYGIPVGMDIEYADEVTLLKSIEGRRDL; translated from the coding sequence ATGTCAATCGATCAACGTGGGTTACTCGCTCGGCTCGTGAAAGAACTGGTTCGCCTTCCCGGTGTAGGACAGAAGAGCGCACAACGACTGGCCTTTCACTTGCTCAAGGCAGAACGTGAGGACGCGCTCCGGTTGGCTGATGCCATCCGCGCGGTCAAGGACGGGCTGGCATTCTGCCGGCAATGCCGCAATATTGCCGAAGGCGAGTTGTGCGAATTCTGCCTCGATCCCAAGCGGGACCGGACCAAAATCCTCGTCGTGGAAGAGCCCAGCACGACCTACGCGATTGAACGGGCCGCCGGCTATCGCGGTCTCTATCATGTGCTGCTGGGCACCCTCTCTCCCCTCGACGGCATCGGCCCGGGCGATATTCGGGCAGAGGAACTGGTTGAACGGGTGAAGCTCGGCGGCGTGGATGAAGTTATTCTCGCCACCAGTCCGACGATTGAAGGGGAAGCGACCGCGATCTATCTCACCAGATTGCTGAAGCCCTTTGTCACCCGTGTGTCCCGTATCGCCTACGGTATCCCGGTCGGCATGGATATCGAGTATGCCGATGAAGTCACGCTGCTGAAGTCGATTGAGGGCCGCCGGGACCTGTAG
- a CDS encoding AsmA family protein, with the protein MKIMIGIGVVIAVLVGVALLLPFIVDLNKYQEQYRPLIEEALNRKVTLQDIRLTIWPRLGARVAGFTVIEDPAFGTGPFASLTSVDVGVKLMPLLSGQVEVEEITLREPVITVIKNKNGVLNAATLGRKGVAASEAPSRAPVPSPDGPLKILALLAVDRVSLVGGKVTYRDFSQAKPVEYVLQDMEFLLQSVHLGSSPSLHLGLTVHPINLPVSLDGTFGPLKETADLDVINLQLALGKTNFAIAGKTAGQHMTLTVTAPAINTANLPMTLPLKKPVEVKDFKIAAEVKGQDMRLSDLSFQLFEGKVVAQGGLTSGAVAPPFNGKLTLNGLQLGPAIDAVAETPVSISGTAGADLSVKGQGFAMPDLTRALDGAGHVAVKDGKIDGVNLLQEAVAILKVAGVSVGDAKATAFSTIETDLAIRQGVVMLQNLLMDSHDFQATGGGTIGFDHALNMTVNLRLSEALSQQVAGSSPVARLAVKEGRLTLPLLIGGTLEAPSYGLDMKGLTGKVQEQIKQKAEEAIGGLLKGTTKPKDLEQEGKQLLKGLFGR; encoded by the coding sequence ATGAAAATCATGATCGGTATCGGTGTGGTGATCGCGGTGCTGGTCGGGGTGGCACTGCTCCTCCCGTTCATCGTCGATCTGAACAAATATCAAGAGCAGTATCGTCCGCTGATCGAAGAGGCGTTGAATCGCAAGGTGACTCTTCAGGATATTCGGTTGACGATTTGGCCCAGGCTGGGCGCGCGGGTGGCGGGATTCACGGTCATCGAGGATCCGGCCTTCGGGACCGGTCCGTTTGCCTCTCTGACCTCGGTCGATGTCGGAGTCAAGCTGATGCCCTTGTTGAGCGGCCAGGTCGAGGTCGAGGAGATTACGCTGCGCGAACCCGTGATCACGGTCATCAAGAATAAGAACGGAGTGTTGAATGCCGCGACCTTGGGGCGCAAGGGAGTGGCTGCGTCGGAGGCGCCGTCGCGCGCACCGGTGCCGTCTCCGGATGGGCCGCTGAAAATTCTCGCGCTTCTGGCGGTGGATCGGGTGTCTCTGGTCGGTGGAAAGGTCACGTACCGCGATTTCTCCCAGGCGAAGCCGGTCGAATATGTACTCCAAGACATGGAGTTTCTGTTGCAGTCCGTTCATCTGGGCAGCAGCCCGAGTCTCCATCTGGGGCTGACGGTTCATCCTATAAATCTCCCGGTTTCGCTCGATGGCACGTTCGGCCCGCTCAAGGAGACGGCGGACCTGGATGTGATCAATCTGCAATTGGCACTGGGGAAAACGAATTTCGCGATTGCCGGAAAGACCGCAGGGCAGCATATGACTCTGACGGTGACGGCGCCGGCCATCAATACTGCCAACTTGCCGATGACGTTGCCGCTCAAGAAGCCGGTCGAGGTGAAAGACTTCAAGATCGCGGCGGAGGTGAAGGGGCAGGATATGCGTCTGTCCGATCTCTCTTTTCAGCTTTTTGAGGGGAAGGTCGTTGCGCAGGGCGGGCTCACGTCAGGGGCTGTGGCTCCTCCATTCAACGGGAAGCTGACCCTCAATGGACTGCAGCTGGGCCCCGCGATTGATGCAGTCGCCGAGACACCGGTTTCGATCAGTGGAACAGCCGGGGCGGATCTTTCCGTGAAGGGTCAGGGTTTTGCCATGCCGGACCTGACAAGGGCGCTGGACGGCGCCGGCCATGTTGCGGTGAAAGACGGCAAGATCGACGGAGTGAATCTTCTTCAGGAAGCCGTGGCGATTTTGAAGGTCGCCGGCGTTTCTGTTGGGGACGCCAAGGCCACGGCGTTCTCGACCATCGAGACGGACCTTGCGATCAGACAGGGCGTCGTGATGTTGCAAAATCTCTTGATGGATAGTCACGATTTTCAAGCGACCGGCGGCGGGACGATCGGATTTGATCACGCCCTCAACATGACGGTGAATCTGCGCCTGTCGGAGGCTTTGAGTCAGCAAGTGGCCGGATCTTCCCCGGTTGCGCGACTGGCGGTAAAGGAGGGTCGTCTGACGTTGCCGCTCCTGATTGGCGGTACGCTCGAAGCGCCATCCTACGGGCTCGATATGAAGGGATTGACGGGAAAAGTGCAGGAGCAGATCAAACAGAAAGCGGAAGAAGCCATCGGCGGCTTGCTCAAAGGCACGACCAAGCCGAAAGATCTGGAGCAGGAAGGGAAGCAGTTACTGAAGGGATTGTTCGGTCGTTAA
- the xerC gene encoding tyrosine recombinase XerC, whose protein sequence is MDDAIRAFMTFLTVERQASPETIRNYHSDLQQLTTFLAQARPSPQPQSIVAIGDVTADSLRAYLHWLDRKGEKASSLARKLACLRSFYRFHVREGTVEKNPAEDIRSPKLPKTLPRVLTKDDANVLMEFPEGRTSLPLRDRAILETLYSTGARVSEAVGLNLGDLNRSDGLVHLRGKGRKERIVPIGDVALQAIQTYRASLKHAAGDDRPATPLFLNHRGGRLTSRSVARLVARYSSRLDGGSVSPHALRHSYATHLLDEGADLRSIQEMLGHASLSTTQKYTHLATDQLLAVYDRAHPRAKTKTAKTPPAGQDGPAT, encoded by the coding sequence ATGGATGACGCAATCCGCGCTTTCATGACGTTTCTCACCGTCGAGCGTCAGGCCTCACCGGAAACCATCCGCAATTACCATTCTGACCTCCAACAGCTGACGACCTTTCTCGCGCAAGCCCGACCGTCGCCGCAGCCGCAGTCCATAGTCGCCATAGGCGACGTGACCGCGGATTCATTGCGCGCCTATCTGCACTGGCTTGACCGCAAGGGTGAAAAGGCCTCCTCTCTCGCACGCAAACTCGCCTGCCTGAGAAGCTTCTACAGATTCCATGTCCGCGAAGGGACGGTCGAAAAGAATCCGGCCGAAGACATTCGAAGTCCCAAGCTCCCGAAGACACTGCCGCGGGTACTGACGAAGGATGATGCGAATGTCTTGATGGAGTTCCCCGAGGGGCGCACGTCGTTGCCGTTGCGAGACCGGGCTATCCTGGAAACGCTCTATTCCACCGGCGCCCGCGTCAGTGAAGCCGTCGGGCTCAACCTCGGCGATCTCAACCGATCCGACGGGCTCGTCCATCTCCGCGGCAAGGGCCGGAAAGAACGCATCGTTCCGATCGGCGATGTCGCGCTCCAGGCAATTCAAACCTATCGGGCCTCGCTGAAACATGCGGCGGGCGATGATCGACCTGCGACCCCTCTGTTCCTCAATCACCGGGGAGGTCGTTTGACCTCACGGAGTGTCGCCCGCCTGGTTGCTCGTTATTCAAGTCGCCTGGATGGCGGATCCGTCAGCCCCCATGCACTCCGCCACTCCTACGCGACCCATCTCCTCGACGAAGGCGCGGACCTGCGTTCTATTCAAGAGATGTTGGGACACGCCTCGCTCAGCACGACACAAAAATACACGCATCTGGCCACCGACCAACTCCTGGCTGTCTATGACCGCGCCCATCCCCGGGCCAAGACAAAGACGGCCAAGACGCCGCCGGCCGGGCAAGACGGTCCCGCAACGTGA
- a CDS encoding mechanosensitive ion channel family protein, with translation MLAMDTLTQYAVKYGLQALVAIGIFAAGSLGARWAGNLMQQALERQTLEPPVRMLLVRIVKIIVLLFTAVIALEALGVPIAPLVAGIGVAGVGIGLALQGVLSNVMAGLSIIFTKPYKVGEHISLLGVHGDVVMIDIFSTILMHPDHSRIVIPNRKVVGEILHNFGTIRQLHFTVDVSYKTDLNQALAIVREIVESHSHVLKDPQAAIGVSRLGQPAITIAVEPWTQVVHYGSLQGELSKAIVERFRGVQIEFPSPPQPVPIR, from the coding sequence ATGCTCGCAATGGATACCCTCACGCAATACGCGGTGAAGTACGGCCTGCAGGCGCTCGTGGCCATCGGCATTTTTGCCGCCGGTTCGCTGGGCGCGCGCTGGGCCGGGAACCTGATGCAGCAGGCGCTTGAGCGGCAGACACTGGAGCCGCCGGTGCGGATGCTGCTCGTCCGCATTGTCAAAATCATCGTCCTCTTGTTTACGGCCGTCATCGCGCTGGAAGCGCTCGGTGTGCCGATTGCGCCGCTGGTCGCAGGAATCGGTGTGGCCGGTGTGGGGATCGGTCTGGCGCTGCAAGGTGTCTTGAGCAATGTCATGGCGGGACTCTCGATCATCTTTACGAAGCCCTACAAGGTCGGAGAGCACATCTCACTGTTGGGCGTCCATGGCGATGTCGTAATGATCGATATTTTTTCCACCATCCTCATGCATCCCGATCACTCGCGGATCGTCATTCCGAACCGCAAAGTGGTCGGAGAAATTCTGCACAACTTCGGCACGATCCGGCAGCTGCATTTCACAGTGGATGTGTCCTATAAGACCGATTTGAACCAGGCGCTGGCGATTGTGCGGGAGATTGTGGAGAGCCACTCACATGTGCTCAAAGATCCGCAAGCGGCGATCGGTGTGAGCCGGCTGGGACAGCCAGCCATTACGATTGCTGTCGAGCCCTGGACTCAAGTCGTGCACTACGGATCGCTGCAGGGCGAACTCAGCAAGGCGATCGTGGAGCGGTTTCGCGGGGTGCAGATTGAATTCCCCTCGCCTCCGCAGCCTGTGCCTATCAGGTGA
- a CDS encoding TraR/DksA C4-type zinc finger protein — translation MKAPAPRKKTSASRTTSSRKKTAARTVSAKTKKPASPKKSASSKSRSKYPDIQRALERQRADLLEEVGEVLTQHKTPEALPDVSDQASAEEDQRFSMRIMEREQKLLKKVNEALDRMKKQTYGICEQCGEDIPYKRLKARPVTTFCIECKTLQEQKERVRR, via the coding sequence ATGAAGGCACCTGCACCCCGAAAAAAAACCTCTGCGTCACGGACGACCTCTTCACGCAAGAAGACTGCCGCTCGCACGGTATCCGCCAAGACCAAGAAACCGGCTTCTCCCAAGAAATCGGCTTCTTCAAAAAGTCGTTCGAAGTATCCTGACATTCAACGAGCCCTAGAGCGACAGCGCGCTGATCTGCTTGAAGAAGTGGGAGAAGTGCTGACACAGCACAAAACCCCGGAAGCGTTACCGGATGTGAGCGATCAGGCGTCGGCAGAAGAAGATCAGCGCTTTTCCATGCGGATCATGGAACGCGAGCAGAAGCTGCTCAAGAAGGTCAATGAAGCCTTGGATCGGATGAAGAAGCAGACCTACGGCATCTGCGAGCAATGCGGTGAGGACATTCCCTACAAGCGGCTCAAAGCCCGTCCCGTCACAACGTTCTGTATCGAGTGCAAAACCCTTCAGGAACAGAAAGAACGGGTCCGCCGGTAA
- a CDS encoding YbaB/EbfC family nucleoid-associated protein — MKNPFGDMSNILKQAKAMQDQMAKIQEQAATKIATGTAGGGSVTVTANGAMQIVSVAIDPEVGKSGDVEMLQDLVLAASNDALRKAKDLMEQDMKALTGGMKMPGLF; from the coding sequence ATGAAAAATCCCTTTGGCGATATGTCGAACATTTTGAAGCAAGCAAAAGCGATGCAAGATCAGATGGCCAAGATCCAAGAACAGGCCGCGACTAAGATCGCGACCGGCACGGCGGGCGGCGGCAGCGTCACCGTGACGGCCAATGGCGCCATGCAGATTGTGAGCGTGGCCATCGATCCCGAAGTCGGCAAGAGCGGCGATGTGGAAATGCTCCAGGACCTTGTGCTGGCCGCGTCTAACGATGCGCTCCGGAAGGCGAAGGACTTGATGGAGCAGGATATGAAGGCCCTGACGGGCGGGATGAAAATGCCGGGGCTGTTCTAA